The Onthophagus taurus isolate NC chromosome 2, IU_Otau_3.0, whole genome shotgun sequence genome includes a window with the following:
- the LOC139429117 gene encoding uncharacterized protein: MDRNCYICGRSVEEVVKLFSFPLNINKQRSWNECLGVPAENTYSRRMRICNNHFTMESFMLNKTPLTLKRDAKPLRVIMNEAHIITSESLRQPELEQDNLTDSVIELNITKDAAIPSSATNPTTESVFKKSQSSATIKEKSLRRILKKKEKQIRRLKKNYENKTTLEPLRDMLSTPECVCLKKY, encoded by the exons ATGGATAGGAATTGCTACATTTGCGGACGTTCGGTAGAGGAAGTGGTTAAATTATTCTCTTTTCCATTAAATATcaataa acAGCGATCATGGAATGAGTGTCTTGGTGTACCAGCAGAAAACACATATTCTAGACGAATGAGAATTTGCAACAATCATTTTACAATGGAAAGCTTTATGTTGAATAAGACCCCCTTGACCTTAAAAAGAGATGCAAAGCCTTTAAGAGTGATCATGAAT GAAGCACACATTATAACGAGTGAATCGCTTAGACAGCCTGAACTGGAGCAAGATAATTTAACGGATTCTGTCATA GagttaaatataacaaaagaCGCTGCCATACCTTCCTCCGCTACAAATCCAACAACAGAGTCAGTATTTAAGAAGAGCCAGTCTAGTGCAACAATCAAAGAAAAATCACTGCGAcgaattttaaagaagaaagagaAACAGATCCGGAgacttaaaaagaattatgaaaataaaaccacATTAGAACCACTGAGAGATATGTTAAGCACACCAGAATGTGTCTGCCTGAAGAAGTATTAA